The Xiphophorus hellerii strain 12219 chromosome 5, Xiphophorus_hellerii-4.1, whole genome shotgun sequence genome window below encodes:
- the LOC116720809 gene encoding uncharacterized protein LOC116720809 — protein sequence MTLLAYTILLVCLSAYSESTVISKEPGGSINLTCSSDECPDKIDGYNYLYLYHEKDEVLFFPFTSQSVAVPRGKYKRRIQTHRSIMTFTISNLTVNDEGIYKCVYKKSDKVFVNCGIYGVFITETMSCPMMPPTKCSTCIEPRTTLMLFIILICVISVLAMWIFFLLIIPRVKQWCIRRRTGGDQNVATDNVYEIMSGNARGQADN from the exons ATGACGCTACTGGCTTACACTATACTGTTGGTCTGTCTTTCTGCTTATTCAG AAAGCACTGTTATTTCCAAAGAGCCAGGTGGAAGCATCAATTTGACATGCTCCTCTGATGAATGTCCAGACAAAATCGACGGATACAATTATCTGTATCTGTACCATGAGAAGGACGAGGTCCTGTTCTTTCCTTTCACATCTCAGAGTGTGGCTGTGCCAAGAGGAAAGTATAAACGCAGGATCCAGACACACAGATCTATCATGACCTTTACTATTAGCAACCTGACCGTGAATGACGAGGGTATCTACAAATGTGTCTACAAAAAATCGGATAAAGTCTTTGTCAATTGCGGCATCTATGGAGTTTTTAtaacag aaacaatgtCATGTCCCATGATGCCTCCCACCAAATGTTCCACCTGCATTGAGCCAAGGACAACCCTGatgttatttataattttaatctGCGTCATCAGTGTGCTGGCCATGTGGATCTTCTTCTTGCTGATCATTCCAAGG GTGAAACAATGGTGCATAAGGAGAAGAACGGGAGGCGACCAGAATGTCGCCACTGATAATGTGTATGAAATCATGAGCGGGAACGCACGAGGCCAAGCTGACAACTGA